The following DNA comes from Novosphingobium sp. PP1Y.
TGGGTGCGAGCGCAGGGCGACGAGGCCCATGACGCGGTGCGCAACCTGATCGAGGACGATGTCGAGTCCTGCCCGGTCGTGATTGTCGCCACCGGGGCGACCGACAAGTCGCGCACCGCGAAGCTGCTGATCAACCGCGACGATGCCCTCGTGGCGATGTTCTATCCGCCCGATCTCGGCGCCGTGACCGGCGCTGTGCGCACGATGGCCAATGGCGCCGGCCTCAAGATGGGCGGTGAACTGGCCGAGCGCATCGCCCGCGGCGCTGGTCTCGACAGCCGGATTGCCCGCTCCGAAGTGGAGAAGCTGGCACTCTATCTCGATGCTTCGCCGGAGACGCCGCGACCGGTCTCGGCCGCCGATCTCGACGCCGTGGGCGCACAGACCGAGGACGACGATTTCTCGCCCCTGGTCGATACCGTGCTCGGTGGGCGCCGTAACGCAGTTGCAAGCGAACTGAAGCGGATCCGCGAACTTGGGATGAACCCGGTCGGCCTGCTGCTTGCCTTCGAGCGTCGGACGGCGCAGCTGGCCGCGCTGAACGCGAAGCTGGGCCGCGGCGGCGACGTTGCCGGGCTCCTCAAGGCCGAAGCGGGCGCGCGTCGTATCTTCTGGAAAGATCAGCCCGCGCTCAACGAACAATTGCGCATCTGGCGTGGTCCGCGAATCGAACGCCTCACCGCGAAGCTTGTTGCAATGCACCAGTCGTTGCTGGCGAATAGCCAGGATGCGGAACTCCTCCTGGCTGAAGGACTGCTCGAAATAGCCAGAACCGCCTGTCTGACGGTGAAGCAGCGGATATAGGGAACGTTTTGACTTAATCCGCTTTTCCAATTGCACGCCGCGTTTTTAAGCTTCAATATCTTCTGCAGTGCAGCATCGCATCGACCGCAATCGATGCCAGCGATCTGTGAGGAAAGCAGGCATTGTGCAGTTGGATTCGAGGAGTGCGGAACCAATGAATGCGCCGTTCACGACGGGCGAGTTCATTAAAGGGCAGGAATTCGACGAGCTCCTCGTCGCGCCCTCGCTCGTCCGACGCAGACTCCAGTGTTACCTTGCTCTTCTCATCAGCGATGTCGTCGCAGTCTTTCTGGGTTTTGCTGTCGCCGGCCAATTGTACATGGCCACGAAGGGCTTGGAGGACTCCTTCCTCTACGGGTCCCTGATCTTCCCGATTTTCCTGACGATTGCTTTCTACAACGGCGCCTATTCAATCGATGCGCTCCGCTCCGGCTGGTCCGGGATCATGCGGGCAGAGCTGGCATTCGTCATTGCCGTGGCCGTTGTCGTCTTCGTGCAGTTTCTGACAAGTTCGAGCGCCGATTTCTCCCGCGTGACATTCAACGGCGGGGCCATTCTGGCCATGGCGCTGATTGCGTGGCTGCGTCTGCAGATGCGCAGTTTCGTGGCGTGGCGATGCGGTGGCAGCGTTATCAACGAACTGATTATCGACGATGGCGGGCCGCAGGTGCAGATCCGCAATGCCATCCGCATTTCCGCAGCGGCCATGGGCTTGCGCCCCAATCTCAACGACCCGGACGATCTCGATCGTGTCGGTCTGGTCCTGCGCAACATCGATCGGGTTGTCGTCAGCTGTCCGTCCGATCGTCGCCTCGATTGGGCGATGATCCTCAAGGGTGCCAACGTCGAAGGCGAAGTACTGGACGATCAGGTTGCCAGGCTGGGCGCGCAGGGCGCCCGCACGATCGGCAATCACGGTCTGCTGATGGTTTCCGCGGGACCGCTCGGCCTGCGCCAGCGCGCGATCAAGCGCATCTTCGACATGGCCTTCGCCGGCTCGGCGATCCTCGTGCTTTCGCCATTGCTGATCGTTGTCGCATTGGCGATCAAGCTGCAGGACGGTGGCCCGGTCCTGTTCATCCAGAAGCGCATGGGACGCGGCAACTGCTTCTTCAACATGTACAAGTTCCGCAGCATGACGACGGCGCTGTGCGACAGCGACGGCAATGTCTCGGCCTCCAAGGACGACAAGAGGATCACTCCGGTCGGCAAGTTCATCCGTTCGACCAGCCTCGACGAGCTGCCGCAGCTCTTCAACGTCCTGCTCGGCGACATGAGCCTTGTCGGACCCCGCCCGCACGCCACCGGCTCGCTGGCGGGGCAGAAGCTCTTCTGGGAAGTGGACCGCCGTTACTGGCAGCGGCACAGCCTGAAGCCGGGCCTCAGCGGCCTGGCCCAGGTGCGCGGCTTTCGCGGTGCCACCGATCACGAGGGCGACCTCGTGAAGCGCCTGCAGTCCGATCTTGAGTATCTCGAGGGCTGGACCATCGGCCGCGACATCAAGATTCTGTTCCTGACCTTGCGCGTTCTGGTCCACGACCGCGCGTTCTGAGCGCGAAGGACGAAGCCTCGGTCTATCGATCGTTGCCCAGGCGTCAATTGCGCTGAACGATGACGTCAGGGGCCAGTGTGGCCCCGCATCCGTCAGTTTTGCTTGGGAACGCTGAAAGTGCCCGAGACGCGGCCACCCGAAGCCGAGGATACCCCGCTCTTCAGGTCGATGACGAAACGCCCGCCGCGCAGGGTGTCGGAATCGCGCTTGAGCGAGGCATTACCGATCATCGTGATGATGCGCTTGTTGAAGTCGTAGATCGCGGTATCGCCGGTCGCCACTTCGTTGCCGCGGGTGACGGTCACCCCGCCGCTGGCCGTGATCCGCTGCAGCTTGAGCTCATCGGCATTGGTGAAATTGACGATGGTGCGCGCGGCGCGCAGGCGCAGGTCGGTCTGCTTGATATCGACATTGCCGGTCAGCACGACGCGGTTCTGCTTGTCCTGCAGCTCGATGCGGTCGGCGGCATAGTCGACCGGCGCATTGGTATCGTGGCCGGGGAAGACTTGCGCGCCAAGCTGCTGCGTCGCGATCAGGCTGGCGCCGGCCAGCAGCGGCAGGGCGACGGCGACGCGCATTGCGGCACGGGAGGTGAAAGGGCGCGGGCTGCGACGGGTCATTGCGGTATCCTAAGCTTGCCGGGCGTCATGCGCAGCCGGGCATTGCCTTCAAGCGTGACTGTTCGTTCGTTGAAATCGGCCTTCATGGTCTGCGCCGCGAAAGTGCCGGTGGGCACTTTGCCTTCGACGCCGCCCGTGCCGACGGCCTTGCGGTCCTTGACGTCGATGGCGACGTTGTTCGTCACCATGCGATAGCCGTCCGCAGCCGCGAAATTCACCGGCCCGTCAACCTTGATCGTTTCGGTATCGTAATTGTACGCACCGCGTGGCGCGTCGATCTTGGCGGGGCCGTCGTTGAGATTGAGCTGCGCCACCAGGTCCAGCATCTGCACCACCGGCAAGCTCGCGGACTTCTGCACCGCGCTTCCGGCCGTGACGACGAAGGCCCGGCCGCGATCGTCGAGGCCGCGATAGGCCGCATCGGCCACGCGGATGCGTTCCTTTGTCACGGCCACCTTGTTGCGGTCGAGCAGGAAGCTGATCTCGCCGCGCGGCGACAGGGGCATGAGAATCATGATGGCGGCAACCACGCCTATCCCTGCCGGCAGGGCCTTGGCGAGGAAGGCGACAAGCCGGTCATGCGAACCGCCCGGCGCAGCGAAGTGCCGGCGTCGGTTGCGGATCTGGGTGGCCTCGACCGACATGGTCGATCAGGCGGCCTGGTGGCTGAAGATGTCGTGATCCGGCCAGCCGGCCAGGTCGAGCCGGGCGCGTGCCGGCAGGAAATCGAAACAGGCCTGCGCGATCTCAGTCCGCTTCTCGCGGGCGAGGCGCTCGACGAGAATTTCGTGCATGGCGTGCAGATAGCGCACGTCCGATGCCGCATAGTCCTTCTGCGCGTCGCTCAGCTCGGGTGCGCCCCAGTCGCTCGACTGCTGCTGCTTCGATACTTCCTTGCCGAGAAGCTCGCGCACGAGGTCCTTCAGGCCGTGGCGATCTGTGTAAGTGCGCACCAGCTTGCTGGCGATCTTGGTGCAGAACACCGGCGCAGCCATCACGCCCAGGTAATGTTCGATCGCGGCCAGGTCAAAGCGCGCGAAATGGTAAAGCTTGAGGCGCGCCGGATCGGCAAGGACAGCCTTGAGATTAGGCGCATCGAATGTGCTTCCGGGGCCGAAGCGGACGAGATGCTCGTCGCCCTTGCCGTCGGAAATCTGGACCACGCAGAGGCGGTCGCGCGGGGTTATGAGGCCCATCGTCTCGGTATCGACGGCGACGGGGCCCGGGGCGAGGACGCCTTCGGGGAGATCTTCTTCGTGGAGATAGACAGCCATGATCCGAAAATGCTTAGGGACTGGGCCGGTGTTTCGCAATGGGCGCTGTTCGCGAAGGGCGGCTCCCTGGCGCTTTCGGAGGACGAACGGGCATGAATGCAACAGCAAGCGCGCAGTCAGTGCCCCCGGCATGGCAGCCGGTGCTGGGCGAGGTGCTCGAATCGCGCGAATCCAGACAGTTGATCGGCTGGCTGCAGGCTCAGGAAGAAGCCGGCAAGCGAATCTATCCACCGCACGGCCATCGCCTGCGTGCGCTCGAACTGACGCCGCTGGACGCGGTGCGGGTCGTGATTCTCGGTCAGGACCCCTATCACGGCGCGGGCCAGGCGCACGGCCTGGCTTTCTCGGTGCCCGAAGGGGTGCGCGTGCCGCCATCGCTGGCGAATATCTACAAGGAGCTGGCGAGCGACTGCGGCGTCACCGCGCCGGGTCACGGCAACCTGGAGCATTGGGCGCGGCAGGGCGTGCTGCTGCTCAACAATGCGCTGACCGTGGAGGAAGGGCAGGCCGGCTCGCACCAGAAAAAGGGCTGGGAAGCGATCACCGATGCTGCCGTGGCTGCCGTCGCCGCCAAGAGCGAGCCATGCGTGTTCCTGCTCTGGGGCAACCATGCGCAGAAGAAGGCGTCGCGGGTACCGGGACTGGCTTCGAGTCACCATCTCGTGCTGACGGCGCCGCATCCCAGCCCGCTGTCGGCGCATTCCGGGTTCTTCGGCTGCAGCCACTTCAGCCGCGCCAATGCCTTCCTTGCCGAGAACGGGCGCGGGACGATCGACTGGTAAGGACAGGAGCGCCGCGCTCAATTCCATTCCGGGCTGCCCTCCGCTCGGCCTGAGTGGCGGTTTGCGGATTCCTTCGACAGGCTCAGAATGAGCACGCGCGGCTCTCTATGGAGATTTCCGGGTGAGGTCAGCGCGAATCGCGGCGAACGGCCCTCGTGCCAACGGAAAAGGGGCGCGCCTCGCGGCACGCCCCTTTCGTGATTTCGGCCCGGTCCGGCTCAGCGCGGCAGTTCGCTCGCGCCCATGAGCATTTCGTCGACCGAGCGGGCGCACTGGCGGCCTTCGCGGATCGCCCAGACCACCAGCGACTGGCCACGGCGCATGTCGCCGCAGGAGAAGATCTTCTCGTCGTTTGTCTGGTACTTCTCGGTGTCGGCCTTGACGTTGCCGCGCGGGTCGAGCTCGACGGCGGCCTGGTCCAGCATGCCGGCCTTGCGGGGGCCGGTGAAGCCCATGGCCAGCAGGATGAGGTCGGCCTGGAGCGTGAACTCGCTGCCCGCGACCTCGTGCATCTTGCCGTCCTTCCACTCGACGCGGACGCATTCGAGCGCCTTGACGTCGTTGTCGCCGATGACGCGCTTGGTCAGCACGGCCCAGTCGCGCTCGCAACCTTCCTCATGGCTCGAGGAGGTGCGCAGCTTGAGCGGCCAGTTCGGCCAGCTCATGGCCTTGTCCTCGTGGACCGGCGGCTTGGGCATGATCTCGAGCTGGGTGACCGAAAGGGCGCCCTGGCGGTTCGAGGTGCCGACGCAGTCGGAGCCGGTGTCGCCGCCGCCGATGACGATGACGTGCTTGCCGGTCGCGGTCAGCGAGCCGCGCGGCGCGGCGCGCAGTTCATCGTCGCCGGCATTGCGCTTGTTCTGCTGGGTCAGGAATTCCATCGCCAGGCGCACGCTCGGCAGTTCCGAACCCGGAATGTCGAGACGGCGCGCTTCCTCGGCGCCGCCCGCGAAAACGACGGCGTCGTAGTTTTCCTTGAGCGAGTTTACCGAGACCGAGACACCCACCTCGACGGAAGTCTTGAACTCAACGCCTTCGGCTTCCATCTGCGCCGCGCGGCGATTGATGAGGTGCTTCTCCATCTTGAAGTCGGGGATGCCGTAACGCATCAGCCCGCCGACGCGGTCGTTCTTCTCGAACACGGTGACCGAGTGGCCGGCGCGGGCAAGCTGCTGCGCGCAGGCCATGCCCGCTGGACCCGAACCGACGACGGCGACCGACTTGCCGGTGCGCTTCGCCGGGATTTTCGGTGTGATCCAGCCTTCGGCCCAGCCCTTGTCGACGATCGCGCATTCGATCGACTTGATGGTGACCGGCTGGTCGACGATGTTCAGCGTGCATGCCGCCTCGCACGGAGCGGGGCAGATGCGGCCGGTGAATTCCGGAAAGTTGTTGGTCGAGTGGAGGACTTCCAGCGCATTGCGGTAGTCGTCCTCGTAGACCAGGTGGTTCCAGTCCGGGATGATGTTGTTGACGGGGCAACCCGTATGGCAGTGCGGGATGCCGCAGTTCATGCAGCGCGACGCTTGTGCCTTGAGGGTTTCCGCCGGAAGCGGAATGACGAATTCCTTGTAGTTCTTCAGTCGCTCCGAAGCATCGCCGTAAGTGCGATCCTGACGGTCGAGCTCGAGGAAGCCGGTTTCCTTACCCATTTTTGCAATATCCTCGTGAATTATTCCGCGGCAACCGAAGCGGCTTCCTGCCGCTCGGCCTCGAGTTGCTTGAGCGCGCGTGCATAGTCGCGCGGCATCACCTTGACGAACTTGCCAAGCGTGTTGGCCCAGTCGTCGAGCAGCGCACGGGCCCGCTTCGAGCCGGTGTGCAGGTGGTGACGTTCAAGCAGGACACGGATGCGTTCGGCATCGTGGCGCAGCATGTCGCCCATGCCGAGATCGTTGACGCCGTTGGTGCGCTGCTGCGGACGGCCGGTGCTTTCTTCCTCGTCGGCTTCCGGAGAGATCTTCTCCAGGTCGACCATGGCCGTGTTGCACAGCTTGTCGAACATGTCGTCCTCGTCGAAGACGTAGGCGATGCCACCCGACATGCCTGCCGCGAAGTTGCGGCCGGTCTTGCCGAGGACCATCACGACGCCGCCGGTCATGTACTCGCAGCCATGGTCGCCGCAGCCTTCGACGACCGCGATCGCGCCCGAGTTGCGGACCGCGAAGCGCTCGCCGCCCACGCCATTGAAGAATGCCTCGCCGGAGATCGCGCCGTAAAGCACGGTGTTGCCGACGATGATGTTGTTCAGCGGGTCGCGATCGACGTGGGTGGGCTGGCGCACGATCACGCGGCCGCCCGACAGGCCCTTGCCGACGTAGTCGTTGGCATCGCCGGTCAGGTCGAGCGTGACGCCGTGGGCAAGCCAGGCCCCGAAGCTCTGGCCGGCAACGCCGGTGAGCTTCACGTTGATCGTGTTGTCGGGCAGGCCTTCATGGCCGTAGCGCTTGGCCACTTCGCCCGAGAGCATCGCGCCGACCGTGCGGTTGACGTTGATGATCGGCTTTTCGATGCGCACGGCTTCGCGCTTCTCGAGCGCATCGGCCGACGCTTCGATGAGGGCGTTGTCCAGCGCGTTCTCGAGACCGTGGTCCTGCGTTTCGCTCCAGTTGAGCGAGGGGCTGTCGCCCAGCGGGGCCTGGTAGAGGATGCGGCTGAGGTCGACGCCCTTGGCCTTCCAGTGCGAGATCGCCTTCTTCATGTTGAGCCTGTCGACGCGGCCGACCATCTCGGCAACCGTGCGGAAGCCCAGTTCGGCCATGATCGCGCGCAGCTCTTCGGCGACGAAGAAGAAGTAGTTGACCACATGCTCGGGCTGACCGGTGAAGCGGGCGCGCAGGACGGGGTCCTGGGTGGCGACGCCGACCGGGCAGGTGTTGAGGTGGCACTTGCGCATCATGATGCAGCCGGCCGCGATCAGCGGCGCGGTGGCGAAGCCGAACTCGTCGGCGCCGAGCAGGGCGGCGACGGCTACGTCACGGCCGGTGCGCAGGCCGCCGTCGGCCTGCACCGCAATGCGGCTGCGCAGGTTGTTGAGCAGCAGGGTCTGCTGGGTTTCGGCAAGGCCGATTTCCCAAGGCGAACCCGCATGGGTGAGAGACGTCAGCGGCGAAGCGCCGGTGCCGCCCTCGTAGCCCGAGATCGTCACGTGGTCCGCGCGCGCCTTGGACACGCCCGCGGCGACC
Coding sequences within:
- a CDS encoding sugar transferase, which translates into the protein MATKGLEDSFLYGSLIFPIFLTIAFYNGAYSIDALRSGWSGIMRAELAFVIAVAVVVFVQFLTSSSADFSRVTFNGGAILAMALIAWLRLQMRSFVAWRCGGSVINELIIDDGGPQVQIRNAIRISAAAMGLRPNLNDPDDLDRVGLVLRNIDRVVVSCPSDRRLDWAMILKGANVEGEVLDDQVARLGAQGARTIGNHGLLMVSAGPLGLRQRAIKRIFDMAFAGSAILVLSPLLIVVALAIKLQDGGPVLFIQKRMGRGNCFFNMYKFRSMTTALCDSDGNVSASKDDKRITPVGKFIRSTSLDELPQLFNVLLGDMSLVGPRPHATGSLAGQKLFWEVDRRYWQRHSLKPGLSGLAQVRGFRGATDHEGDLVKRLQSDLEYLEGWTIGRDIKILFLTLRVLVHDRAF
- a CDS encoding LptA/OstA family protein; this translates as MTRRSPRPFTSRAAMRVAVALPLLAGASLIATQQLGAQVFPGHDTNAPVDYAADRIELQDKQNRVVLTGNVDIKQTDLRLRAARTIVNFTNADELKLQRITASGGVTVTRGNEVATGDTAIYDFNKRIITMIGNASLKRDSDTLRGGRFVIDLKSGVSSASGGRVSGTFSVPKQN
- the holA gene encoding DNA polymerase III subunit delta; the encoded protein is MKATQKDFAGIASRAARDVRVAFFCGPDESGALDAAHKLVSLLADPGERIELPGAELRRDPVRLGDEARSNSLFGGTRHIWVRAQGDEAHDAVRNLIEDDVESCPVVIVATGATDKSRTAKLLINRDDALVAMFYPPDLGAVTGAVRTMANGAGLKMGGELAERIARGAGLDSRIARSEVEKLALYLDASPETPRPVSAADLDAVGAQTEDDDFSPLVDTVLGGRRNAVASELKRIRELGMNPVGLLLAFERRTAQLAALNAKLGRGGDVAGLLKAEAGARRIFWKDQPALNEQLRIWRGPRIERLTAKLVAMHQSLLANSQDAELLLAEGLLEIARTACLTVKQRI
- a CDS encoding glutamate synthase subunit beta; this translates as MGKETGFLELDRQDRTYGDASERLKNYKEFVIPLPAETLKAQASRCMNCGIPHCHTGCPVNNIIPDWNHLVYEDDYRNALEVLHSTNNFPEFTGRICPAPCEAACTLNIVDQPVTIKSIECAIVDKGWAEGWITPKIPAKRTGKSVAVVGSGPAGMACAQQLARAGHSVTVFEKNDRVGGLMRYGIPDFKMEKHLINRRAAQMEAEGVEFKTSVEVGVSVSVNSLKENYDAVVFAGGAEEARRLDIPGSELPSVRLAMEFLTQQNKRNAGDDELRAAPRGSLTATGKHVIVIGGGDTGSDCVGTSNRQGALSVTQLEIMPKPPVHEDKAMSWPNWPLKLRTSSSHEEGCERDWAVLTKRVIGDNDVKALECVRVEWKDGKMHEVAGSEFTLQADLILLAMGFTGPRKAGMLDQAAVELDPRGNVKADTEKYQTNDEKIFSCGDMRRGQSLVVWAIREGRQCARSVDEMLMGASELPR
- a CDS encoding uracil-DNA glycosylase codes for the protein MNATASAQSVPPAWQPVLGEVLESRESRQLIGWLQAQEEAGKRIYPPHGHRLRALELTPLDAVRVVILGQDPYHGAGQAHGLAFSVPEGVRVPPSLANIYKELASDCGVTAPGHGNLEHWARQGVLLLNNALTVEEGQAGSHQKKGWEAITDAAVAAVAAKSEPCVFLLWGNHAQKKASRVPGLASSHHLVLTAPHPSPLSAHSGFFGCSHFSRANAFLAENGRGTIDW
- a CDS encoding ribonuclease D: MAVYLHEEDLPEGVLAPGPVAVDTETMGLITPRDRLCVVQISDGKGDEHLVRFGPGSTFDAPNLKAVLADPARLKLYHFARFDLAAIEHYLGVMAAPVFCTKIASKLVRTYTDRHGLKDLVRELLGKEVSKQQQSSDWGAPELSDAQKDYAASDVRYLHAMHEILVERLAREKRTEIAQACFDFLPARARLDLAGWPDHDIFSHQAA
- the lptC gene encoding LPS export ABC transporter periplasmic protein LptC, producing the protein MSVEATQIRNRRRHFAAPGGSHDRLVAFLAKALPAGIGVVAAIMILMPLSPRGEISFLLDRNKVAVTKERIRVADAAYRGLDDRGRAFVVTAGSAVQKSASLPVVQMLDLVAQLNLNDGPAKIDAPRGAYNYDTETIKVDGPVNFAAADGYRMVTNNVAIDVKDRKAVGTGGVEGKVPTGTFAAQTMKADFNERTVTLEGNARLRMTPGKLRIPQ